From a region of the Teredinibacter turnerae genome:
- a CDS encoding efflux RND transporter periplasmic adaptor subunit produces the protein MPLRVPRAVLPFVVLIAAIALFVVFMAFKKAPEKKEDKQEAPFVSVERIELRPMTLTVTSQGLVKAKYETDLLAQVSGEIVKVAPGFVRGGLVKKGDLLAQIDPFNYEVKLQQARANLASARASFILERAQGKVAEAEWEKITSAEPSDLGLRKPQQEQALAAVKAAEAGVKQASKDLERTKIIAPFDALIAGRSVSPGTFANIGTSIGRVMDVSKAEVRLPVPSNELEFLEGDGIQAPVELSATLGNQAYRWNATIARDEGVVDDNSRMFYLVAEISDPYNLHSSSKQKRLPFGTYVTAEITGRQLASAAEVPRSLLRDDKIALFSDDKLAYTTVEVVRHQGKNSIVTAGLSNGDMMITSSLQYPIEGMSLALEKDATAEYQPLTTAEPSPVTDDKES, from the coding sequence ATGCCACTCCGCGTCCCCCGTGCGGTTCTGCCGTTTGTCGTCCTTATCGCCGCTATCGCGCTGTTCGTAGTGTTTATGGCGTTCAAAAAAGCACCAGAAAAGAAAGAAGACAAACAAGAAGCGCCTTTCGTTTCTGTGGAGCGCATCGAACTGCGCCCGATGACGCTAACCGTAACGTCTCAGGGGCTGGTTAAAGCTAAGTACGAAACCGACCTATTGGCTCAAGTAAGCGGTGAAATCGTCAAAGTCGCACCCGGTTTTGTCCGTGGCGGGCTGGTCAAAAAAGGCGACTTGCTGGCCCAGATAGACCCTTTTAATTATGAGGTGAAGTTACAGCAAGCGCGGGCCAACCTGGCCAGTGCGCGCGCGAGTTTTATACTTGAGCGGGCCCAGGGTAAAGTCGCTGAAGCGGAGTGGGAAAAGATTACCTCGGCGGAACCCTCTGATCTGGGTTTACGCAAACCTCAACAAGAGCAGGCGCTGGCTGCAGTGAAAGCCGCCGAAGCCGGCGTGAAGCAGGCCAGCAAAGACTTAGAGCGCACTAAAATCATTGCCCCGTTCGACGCACTTATTGCAGGGCGCAGCGTCAGCCCCGGAACCTTCGCGAATATCGGCACATCCATCGGCCGCGTCATGGATGTGAGCAAAGCCGAAGTTCGCCTACCGGTGCCCAGCAATGAGTTGGAATTTCTAGAGGGTGACGGCATACAGGCGCCAGTTGAACTGTCCGCGACGCTTGGCAATCAAGCATATCGCTGGAACGCCACCATCGCTCGGGACGAAGGCGTGGTAGACGACAACAGCCGCATGTTTTATCTGGTCGCCGAAATCAGCGACCCCTACAACCTGCATTCAAGCTCCAAGCAAAAACGCCTTCCGTTCGGTACCTATGTTACCGCCGAAATTACCGGCCGCCAATTAGCCTCGGCGGCGGAAGTACCGCGTTCACTGTTGCGCGACGACAAAATTGCGCTGTTTAGCGATGATAAGCTGGCGTACACCACAGTTGAAGTCGTGCGCCATCAGGGCAAAAACAGCATCGTCACTGCCGGCCTTAGTAATGGCGACATGATGATCACCTCTTCCCTCCAATACCCGATCGAGGGCATGAGCCTCGCACTGGAAAAAGACGCGACTGCAGAGTATCAACCCCTTACCACCGCAGAGCCCTCTCCGGTAACTGACGATAAGGAGAGCTGA
- the waaA gene encoding lipid IV(A) 3-deoxy-D-manno-octulosonic acid transferase, with protein sequence MIRQVYSAVFCAAIPAILARLWWRGRTLPAYRERWGERFAQFPEINFDRPVIWIHTVSVGEFIAAKPMIDQLLARNTHELVVTTMTPTGSERVRASYGDRVFHVYAPYDIPALTDRFLAKTTPVLAIFLETELWPNLLNSCFKAGVPSVLANARLSEKSARGYRKTGALVRTMLNQLTLAVIQNAVDAERFKALGLAPEKAVVSGSIKFDITVDRALRERAATLKHLLSASGACKVWIAASTHKGEDEQILDAFQMLREKLPDHRLILVPRHPERFQDVYELCCSRGYRTLRRSTCSDQPEHSEFDILLGDTMGELMLLFGGADAAFVGGSFVANGGHNTIEPAVWGLPIVSGPSQFNFAAVSKLLADAGALQTVTNASELSAALFGLLTTADGALRGRSAQAVAQENQGALACLLHKIEQFL encoded by the coding sequence ATGATACGGCAAGTCTACAGCGCCGTATTTTGCGCGGCGATACCGGCGATACTTGCTCGCCTCTGGTGGCGCGGTCGCACACTCCCCGCCTACCGCGAACGTTGGGGTGAGCGCTTTGCTCAGTTCCCTGAAATAAATTTTGACCGTCCGGTTATCTGGATTCACACCGTCTCGGTGGGCGAATTTATTGCCGCCAAACCGATGATTGATCAATTGCTTGCACGCAACACCCACGAATTGGTTGTTACCACCATGACCCCCACCGGGTCCGAACGGGTGCGAGCCAGCTACGGCGATCGGGTTTTCCACGTCTACGCGCCCTACGATATTCCGGCTCTGACCGATCGCTTCCTGGCCAAAACCACACCGGTGCTGGCAATATTTCTGGAAACGGAGTTGTGGCCGAACCTGCTGAACAGCTGCTTTAAAGCGGGCGTGCCCTCCGTGCTCGCCAACGCCCGCCTCTCCGAAAAGTCCGCCCGTGGTTACCGCAAAACCGGAGCGCTCGTGCGCACGATGCTGAACCAACTCACACTCGCGGTTATCCAAAACGCAGTAGATGCTGAACGTTTTAAAGCACTGGGGCTGGCCCCGGAAAAAGCCGTGGTCAGCGGTAGCATCAAGTTTGATATCACTGTTGACCGTGCATTGCGCGAGCGCGCTGCAACGTTAAAACACCTACTCAGCGCCAGCGGCGCCTGCAAAGTCTGGATTGCGGCTTCGACCCACAAGGGCGAGGATGAGCAAATACTGGACGCCTTTCAGATGTTGCGCGAAAAGCTTCCAGATCATCGACTCATTCTTGTGCCGCGCCACCCGGAACGGTTTCAAGACGTGTATGAACTGTGCTGCTCACGCGGCTACCGCACTTTGCGCCGCAGTACCTGTAGCGACCAGCCCGAGCACAGTGAATTCGATATTTTGCTCGGCGACACCATGGGCGAGCTTATGCTGTTGTTTGGCGGTGCAGATGCAGCTTTCGTCGGCGGCAGCTTTGTCGCCAACGGTGGCCACAATACCATCGAGCCCGCTGTATGGGGGCTACCTATAGTCAGTGGCCCGAGCCAGTTTAACTTCGCCGCCGTGAGTAAGCTTCTGGCCGATGCCGGCGCTTTGCAAACGGTGACCAACGCAAGCGAGCTCAGCGCGGCGTTGTTTGGTTTACTAACAACTGCAGACGGTGCACTACGGGGCCGATCGGCACAGGCTGTCGCGCAGGAAAATCAGGGTGCGCTCGCGTGCTTGCTTCACAAAATCGAACAATTTTTATAG
- the msbA gene encoding lipid A export permease/ATP-binding protein MsbA, with amino-acid sequence MSTLPDAHNTQLYRRLLRFAYRYRNYFIVSLIGFAVFAGMEASMAMTAEFFLDRLEKRETESFKFIPREITNSLYFVPSAIIFLAVIRGIGAYLGNFYMSRVGLGVVNDLRKQVFSHMLNLPQKFYDDKNSGELVSLIIYNIEQVTGSVTRAVKSLFQDGMQVIAYLTVLLYFNWKLTLVFIAVIPLLAGLIYLASRYFRRVSRKIQHAVGRVTHIATETFQGIKLVKSYNGENYENRRFHQASDENLHFGTKFERVNAAQTPVLHIVIAFALATLFLLVLIFWDDTASRAVVFASVAGMIAKPFRNLSSINSIIQRGLAAAETIFSTLDLPSATDTGSKQLGAVKGEIAFNQVNFSYQPEQPALRSLSLKIEPGQTVALVGASGSGKTTIASLLLRFYDPQQGSITIDGQDINSVSLKNLRDNIALVNQQTILFNDSVLANIAYGCDKSEIDLAAAETAARNAYAEHFIRDLDKGIHTDVGEAGDRLSGGQRQRIAIARALYKNAPILILDEATSALDNESEKQIQLALENLKEGRTTLVIAHRLSTIENADKIVVLDKGEVVEMGDHKSLLAQQGHYAKLHQSQHQA; translated from the coding sequence ATGAGCACTCTCCCCGACGCCCACAACACCCAGTTGTATCGACGTCTACTTCGATTCGCGTACCGCTATCGCAATTACTTTATTGTCAGTCTCATCGGCTTCGCAGTGTTCGCCGGTATGGAAGCCTCCATGGCGATGACCGCGGAGTTCTTTCTCGACCGCCTGGAAAAGCGTGAAACCGAGTCGTTTAAATTTATTCCGCGGGAGATCACGAACTCGCTTTACTTCGTACCCAGCGCCATTATCTTTCTCGCGGTAATACGCGGCATAGGCGCCTATCTGGGTAACTTTTACATGAGCCGGGTGGGGCTCGGCGTTGTTAACGATCTGCGCAAGCAGGTGTTCTCCCACATGCTGAATTTGCCGCAGAAATTTTATGACGATAAAAATTCCGGTGAGCTGGTTTCACTGATTATCTACAACATCGAGCAAGTGACAGGCTCAGTGACCCGCGCGGTAAAAAGTTTGTTCCAGGACGGCATGCAGGTAATCGCTTATCTCACAGTGCTACTGTATTTCAATTGGAAACTCACACTGGTATTTATTGCGGTTATTCCGCTGCTGGCGGGGCTGATCTATCTGGCCAGCCGCTACTTCAGACGAGTGAGCCGAAAAATCCAGCACGCCGTCGGCCGCGTAACCCATATCGCTACAGAAACCTTCCAGGGCATAAAACTGGTAAAAAGCTACAACGGCGAGAACTATGAAAACCGCCGTTTTCATCAAGCCTCCGACGAAAACCTCCACTTCGGAACCAAGTTCGAGCGCGTTAACGCCGCGCAGACGCCAGTGCTTCATATTGTTATCGCCTTTGCCCTGGCGACCCTGTTCCTTCTCGTGTTAATTTTTTGGGACGACACCGCGTCCCGCGCGGTTGTATTTGCCTCGGTAGCCGGCATGATCGCCAAGCCGTTCCGCAACCTGAGTTCAATCAATTCTATTATTCAGCGCGGGCTGGCCGCCGCAGAAACGATTTTTTCAACCCTGGACCTGCCATCCGCGACCGACACCGGCAGCAAACAACTGGGCGCGGTTAAAGGCGAGATCGCATTTAACCAGGTGAACTTCAGCTACCAGCCGGAACAACCGGCGTTGCGCAGTCTTTCGCTTAAAATTGAACCCGGGCAGACCGTGGCTTTAGTGGGCGCATCCGGCAGTGGTAAAACCACCATTGCCAGCTTGTTACTGCGCTTTTACGACCCGCAACAAGGCTCGATCACCATCGACGGACAAGATATCAACTCTGTCAGTTTGAAAAATCTGCGCGACAATATTGCCCTCGTCAACCAGCAAACCATTTTGTTTAACGACAGTGTGCTGGCCAATATTGCCTATGGTTGTGATAAATCCGAGATCGACCTTGCTGCCGCAGAAACCGCCGCGCGCAATGCCTATGCCGAACATTTCATCCGCGACCTGGACAAAGGCATACACACCGACGTGGGGGAAGCGGGTGACCGCCTGTCCGGCGGTCAGCGACAACGCATCGCGATTGCCCGAGCGCTGTATAAGAATGCGCCAATACTGATTTTGGATGAAGCCACATCTGCGCTGGATAACGAATCAGAAAAACAAATTCAGCTGGCGCTGGAGAATCTGAAAGAAGGCCGCACCACACTGGTAATTGCCCACCGCTTAAGCACCATTGAAAATGCGGATAAAATTGTTGTGCTCGACAAAGGTGAAGTGGTCGAAATGGGTGATCACAAATCATTACTCGCGCAGCAGGGGCATTATGCCAAGCTCCACCAGAGCCAGCACCAGGCATGA
- a CDS encoding branched-chain amino acid transaminase has translation MSFADRDGVIWFDGELVPWRDAKVHVLTHTLHYGMGVFEGVRAYNAGANGTSIFRLQEHTDRLFRSAHIMNMKMPWSKDDVNEAQRLVVRENNLNEAYLRPMAFLGSEGMGLRADNLKVHLIVAAWDWPSYMSPEAKEIGIKVRVSSYTRHHVNISMCKAKANGHYINSMLALKEALDCGCEEALLLDAEGYVAEGSGENVFIVRNGVIYTPELTSCLDGITRNTIFQLADECGYNIVEKRISRDEVYVADEAFFTGTAAEVLPIRELDGRQIGPGHRGPITEKLQSLYFAAVRGELPQHREWLAPVSN, from the coding sequence ATGTCGTTCGCTGACCGCGATGGCGTCATCTGGTTTGATGGCGAATTGGTTCCCTGGCGCGATGCCAAGGTACATGTACTCACGCACACCTTACACTACGGCATGGGTGTATTCGAAGGTGTCCGCGCTTATAACGCCGGCGCAAACGGCACCAGCATTTTCCGTTTGCAGGAGCATACGGACCGGTTATTCCGCTCCGCTCATATTATGAATATGAAAATGCCCTGGTCCAAAGACGACGTCAATGAAGCTCAGAGGCTGGTGGTCCGGGAAAATAATTTAAACGAGGCCTATCTGCGCCCGATGGCATTTTTAGGTTCCGAAGGCATGGGCCTGCGTGCCGATAACCTCAAAGTTCACCTGATTGTCGCCGCCTGGGACTGGCCCTCGTATATGTCCCCCGAGGCCAAAGAAATTGGTATTAAGGTACGCGTTTCGAGCTACACCCGGCATCACGTCAATATTTCCATGTGTAAAGCCAAAGCCAACGGTCACTACATCAACTCGATGCTGGCACTCAAAGAAGCGCTGGACTGTGGTTGTGAGGAAGCGCTATTACTGGACGCGGAAGGTTACGTGGCAGAGGGTAGCGGCGAGAACGTCTTTATCGTTCGCAACGGTGTGATCTACACGCCGGAGCTGACATCTTGTTTGGACGGTATTACCCGCAACACCATTTTCCAACTGGCGGATGAGTGCGGCTACAACATTGTCGAGAAACGTATCAGTCGCGATGAAGTCTATGTGGCCGATGAGGCGTTCTTTACCGGAACTGCTGCTGAGGTACTGCCGATTCGCGAACTGGACGGCCGCCAAATTGGACCCGGTCACCGAGGCCCCATCACCGAGAAGCTGCAAAGCCTGTATTTCGCCGCTGTGCGCGGCGAGCTGCCACAACACCGCGAGTGGCTGGCACCGGTTAGCAACTGA